The following are from one region of the Oligoflexia bacterium genome:
- a CDS encoding helix-turn-helix domain-containing protein: MAGYRACKRCRPESAPGTPAWKGTLAHVSRALKLITQSSPKSLKINQLANRLGTSDRHLRRLFARHVGLSPQAVIMNNKLNTAQKLICQTSEPLSKIAFTAGFNSIRRFNDAIKKRFGLSPTKLRSQKEGNTTS, encoded by the coding sequence TTGGCTGGATACCGCGCTTGTAAAAGATGCCGACCAGAAAGTGCTCCTGGCACACCTGCGTGGAAAGGAACTTTAGCCCATGTTTCACGCGCGCTAAAACTTATAACGCAAAGTTCTCCTAAATCGCTTAAAATAAATCAATTAGCAAATCGACTTGGCACAAGTGATCGTCATTTAAGGCGCCTTTTTGCAAGACATGTAGGTCTGTCGCCACAAGCAGTAATCATGAATAATAAACTTAACACTGCTCAAAAACTAATATGTCAAACATCTGAACCACTATCAAAAATAGCCTTCACAGCTGGTTTTAATTCAATAAGACGCTTTAATGACGCTATAAAAAAACGTTTTGGATTATCGCCCACAAAACTTCGATCGCAAAAAGAAGGAAATACAACCTCATGA
- a CDS encoding methylated-DNA--[protein]-cysteine S-methyltransferase, with product MKLFFKYYQSPIGKLKLIASTKGLFAILWPNDNDARIKLSVAIEDNSHHVLKVTEKQLTQYFNGKRKAFDLPLDLQGTGFQKSAWRALLKIPYGKTWSYKKQAELIGDFKKARAVGAANGRNPISIVIPCHRVIGSNGELTGFAAGLKTKKFLLELEEKINQE from the coding sequence ATGAAACTTTTTTTTAAGTATTATCAAAGTCCAATCGGTAAATTAAAACTCATCGCAAGTACCAAAGGGCTATTTGCAATCTTGTGGCCCAACGATAACGATGCCAGAATTAAATTAAGCGTTGCCATTGAAGATAATAGTCATCACGTATTAAAAGTGACTGAAAAACAGTTAACACAATACTTTAATGGGAAAAGAAAAGCATTTGATCTTCCCCTGGATTTACAGGGCACAGGATTTCAAAAATCTGCATGGCGCGCCTTATTAAAAATTCCGTACGGGAAAACTTGGTCTTACAAAAAACAAGCAGAATTGATAGGCGATTTTAAAAAAGCTCGAGCAGTAGGTGCAGCCAACGGTCGTAATCCAATTTCTATAGTAATTCCTTGTCACCGTGTTATCGGAAGTAACGGTGAGCTCACAGGTTTTGCTGCTGGGTTAAAAACAAAAAAATTCTTATTGGAATTAGAAGAGAAAATTAATCAAGAATGA
- a CDS encoding M28 family peptidase: MIILCTLTTNNIFASHATLATLDWSTDQSAFQSFRPHQVAPIFGEDPHSEFPRINIDPDFLKTKLMEFSGASPILINGVQAIISERGSNAGRELARKYLALEYAKIGYITTTHSYSATGINFIAEKKGLDTSKVVIISSHIDSMHNSGADDNGTGTISALAIAHALAKSEIKYTLRIVGFDQEENGLVGSRNYVNTLQSFETILLDVNLEMTGFNNRRDGAFHVIDCDRADSKPFSAMLVTAITELALPLKRTSACTDRSDHASFWSKNIPAVVISQNFFGGDSNPCYHKACDKVDRIHFDYMTNITKAVASMVAVILWKR; encoded by the coding sequence TTGATAATTCTATGTACGCTAACAACGAACAACATTTTTGCAAGCCATGCAACCCTTGCAACCCTTGATTGGTCTACAGATCAAAGCGCTTTTCAATCATTTCGCCCTCATCAAGTGGCACCGATTTTTGGTGAAGACCCACACAGTGAATTTCCTAGAATTAATATTGACCCTGATTTTTTAAAAACAAAACTCATGGAATTTTCAGGGGCTTCACCGATATTAATTAATGGAGTTCAGGCTATAATTTCTGAGCGGGGAAGTAATGCTGGTCGAGAATTGGCTCGTAAATATCTTGCACTTGAATATGCAAAAATCGGTTATATAACAACGACTCATAGTTATTCCGCAACAGGTATAAACTTTATTGCTGAGAAAAAAGGGTTAGATACTTCAAAAGTTGTAATTATCTCATCGCACATTGATAGCATGCATAACTCCGGAGCAGATGATAATGGTACGGGAACTATTTCAGCCTTGGCTATTGCCCATGCACTTGCAAAATCTGAGATTAAATACACTCTTAGAATTGTGGGTTTTGACCAAGAAGAAAATGGTTTAGTGGGCTCACGAAATTATGTGAACACATTGCAGTCTTTTGAAACTATACTTTTAGATGTAAATTTAGAGATGACAGGTTTTAATAACAGACGCGATGGAGCATTTCATGTGATTGATTGCGACCGTGCGGATTCAAAACCATTTTCAGCCATGCTTGTGACGGCTATTACAGAACTTGCATTGCCATTAAAAAGAACCTCTGCGTGTACTGATCGAAGTGATCACGCATCATTTTGGAGCAAAAATATTCCAGCTGTTGTTATTTCACAGAACTTTTTTGGTGGAGACAGCAATCCCTGTTACCACAAAGCTTGTGACAAAGTTGATAGGATTCATTTTGATTACATGACTAATATCACAAAAGCTGTGGCTTCAATGGTTGCTGTAATACTCTGGAAACGTTGA
- a CDS encoding class I SAM-dependent rRNA methyltransferase: protein MARIKIKLNRNLRRSILRGHPWVYKEAITVPTGITQAQLCQVSDSKGELCWALYDPHGPLSLRVLSTEKMPPYDRLFENRFKQALHLRRSVKSDQTNAFRLFNGEGDLLPGLICDVYDSVAVLQFDGQGPGEFWDKQLISKWLLSNGVCKSVIEKTRRNTEKTIEHLGGEKFENEIIIKENGAQFKVNLEKGQKTGFFLDQRDNRNYIRSVSNNKSVLNLFSYSGGFSIYAGLGSASKVTSVDVSKGAISLSQENWELNKLKASIYQGLIVDVFEYLKGEKELWDHIIVDPPSMSHSENQKDLAKAKYIEVFSLAAGRVKSQGMLSLSSCSSHITFNDFFEIIDETLSLARRRGQILRVSGQGIDHPFPHACHEFRYLKFVNLILD, encoded by the coding sequence ATGGCTCGAATCAAAATTAAATTAAATCGCAATTTGCGACGGTCCATTTTGCGCGGACATCCATGGGTATATAAAGAAGCGATCACTGTGCCTACGGGCATAACTCAAGCTCAGCTTTGCCAAGTGAGTGATTCTAAGGGTGAGTTATGCTGGGCATTGTATGATCCCCATGGGCCACTTTCTCTACGGGTTTTGAGTACAGAAAAAATGCCGCCCTATGATAGATTGTTTGAAAATCGATTTAAACAAGCGCTGCATTTACGTCGATCGGTAAAATCTGATCAAACAAATGCCTTTAGACTTTTTAATGGTGAGGGTGATTTGTTGCCAGGTCTTATTTGCGATGTCTATGACTCAGTGGCCGTTTTGCAATTTGACGGTCAAGGCCCAGGAGAATTTTGGGATAAACAATTGATATCAAAATGGCTATTATCAAATGGTGTTTGTAAATCAGTAATAGAAAAAACTAGAAGAAATACAGAAAAGACAATTGAGCACCTTGGTGGTGAAAAATTTGAAAATGAAATCATTATTAAAGAAAATGGTGCCCAATTTAAAGTAAATTTAGAAAAAGGTCAAAAAACCGGATTTTTTTTAGATCAACGAGATAATCGAAATTATATTCGAAGTGTAAGTAATAATAAGTCAGTTTTAAATCTTTTTAGTTATTCAGGTGGTTTTTCTATTTATGCAGGTCTTGGATCAGCAAGCAAAGTTACAAGTGTTGATGTATCAAAAGGTGCAATTAGTTTGTCACAAGAAAATTGGGAGCTAAATAAACTTAAAGCTTCAATTTATCAAGGTTTAATTGTTGATGTATTTGAGTATCTAAAGGGTGAAAAAGAATTATGGGATCACATCATCGTAGACCCGCCGTCGATGAGCCATTCAGAAAATCAAAAAGATTTAGCAAAAGCTAAGTATATTGAAGTTTTCTCACTAGCAGCAGGTCGTGTAAAATCTCAAGGGATGCTTTCGCTTAGTTCTTGTTCGAGCCATATTACTTTTAATGATTTTTTTGAAATTATTGACGAAACACTTTCACTGGCACGTCGTCGGGGGCAAATTTTAAGAGTTTCAGGGCAGGGGATAGATCATCCATTTCCACATGCGTGTCATGAATTTCGTTATCTAAAATTTGTGAATCTCATTCTTGATTAA
- a CDS encoding GYF domain-containing protein codes for MKNQEYFYLSNGQAVGPLSFDEIVELIRVGTIHRGTFVLKKGESNWKTLSQLDVLYQSIKATLGSSHLPEAPASNESGNYFIGIPGEKIQGPFSSKYVTESLKNKKFGKSHFVFDSFINDWVPLFTHPDFDRRRLSRLNEVATPPTMIVPIPKHIRIKRLLRDGSVVIALLVGVIWIGATNKSLRCTTGSATHCQQLGYDQVKLEKYSDALVYFEKACKQNLNGACHDVGLIYTKLSDESKAQSYFKEACDKKYGPSCYQLSLKHPRNSEIAMGLISSGCEYDSAEACLELGQTDVLSNNQLRAQKFFNKACELKQAKGCNQLSIILSELKDKRGQAKALETSCQLGNGEGCAGLGQYYYDEGSMVLAEEYMLKACSSDNGNGCGGAANLAFLRADIQAGEKLAKRACELRDSIGCGLFASYLLDTKQIDSAIEYFKKACELKSGLSCFTLGNVLKTNRAPSSEINGAFEKACISNKKYCGKNK; via the coding sequence ATGAAAAACCAAGAATATTTTTATTTATCAAATGGCCAGGCAGTAGGACCACTCAGTTTTGATGAAATAGTTGAGCTCATCAGAGTGGGAACTATTCATCGAGGAACCTTTGTTCTCAAAAAGGGTGAGTCAAACTGGAAAACACTCAGCCAACTTGATGTTCTCTATCAAAGTATAAAGGCTACACTTGGTTCATCGCATTTACCTGAGGCACCTGCCTCAAATGAATCAGGTAATTATTTTATTGGAATTCCTGGAGAAAAAATTCAAGGTCCATTTTCTTCAAAATATGTTACAGAATCATTAAAAAATAAGAAATTTGGAAAAAGTCATTTTGTTTTTGATTCATTTATTAACGATTGGGTGCCTCTGTTTACGCATCCAGATTTTGATAGACGAAGACTTTCGAGACTCAATGAGGTTGCAACACCGCCTACTATGATTGTGCCAATTCCTAAACACATAAGAATTAAACGTTTACTACGTGACGGCTCAGTAGTGATTGCATTATTGGTTGGTGTGATTTGGATTGGCGCTACAAATAAATCACTCAGATGTACAACCGGAAGTGCTACTCATTGTCAGCAATTAGGCTATGATCAAGTAAAACTAGAAAAATACTCTGATGCCTTAGTATATTTTGAAAAAGCTTGTAAGCAAAATCTTAACGGCGCCTGTCATGACGTGGGCCTTATATACACAAAACTCAGTGATGAAAGCAAAGCACAAAGCTATTTTAAAGAAGCCTGTGATAAAAAATATGGCCCTTCTTGCTACCAGCTTTCTCTAAAACATCCACGTAATTCTGAAATCGCAATGGGATTAATATCTTCTGGGTGTGAGTATGACTCAGCAGAGGCTTGTTTAGAACTCGGGCAAACTGATGTGCTTTCAAATAATCAGTTACGAGCTCAAAAGTTTTTCAACAAAGCATGTGAACTCAAACAAGCTAAAGGGTGCAATCAATTAAGTATTATTTTATCTGAGTTAAAAGACAAAAGAGGCCAAGCAAAGGCTTTAGAAACTTCATGTCAGTTGGGCAATGGCGAGGGTTGTGCGGGGCTTGGTCAGTATTATTATGATGAAGGTTCCATGGTATTAGCAGAAGAGTACATGCTTAAAGCTTGTAGTAGCGACAATGGCAATGGCTGTGGTGGTGCCGCAAATTTGGCTTTCTTACGTGCAGATATCCAAGCAGGTGAGAAACTTGCAAAACGTGCGTGTGAACTTCGCGATTCAATAGGTTGTGGATTATTTGCTAGCTACTTGTTAGATACAAAACAAATTGATAGCGCAATTGAGTATTTCAAAAAGGCGTGTGAACTTAAATCGGGATTAAGCTGTTTCACTTTAGGAAATGTTTTAAAAACAAATCGAGCTC